GCGAGTGTGGCCCAGGCGATCCGCTGGGCCGTCGAGAAAGGGGCGAAGGTCATCAATCTGAGCCTGGGTAGCACCGAGAACTCGCCCGCCGTGCAGATCGCCATCGACTGGGCCACGGCACAGGACGTGCTCGTCGTCGCCGCGGCCGGGAACGAGAACAAGGACCACATTACCTATCCCGCCGCCAACGCCACCCATGGCGTCGCCGCACCCAACCTGCTGAGTGTGGGCAGCGTCGACCCGCAAGACCTCAAGTCCTCCTTCTCGAACTACAGCGCGGCGCTGGAAATCGTCGGACCGGGCGAGCACGTCTATGCACCTGCGCCAGACGGCCGCATGGCATCCTGGAGCGGGACCTCTATGGCCGCCCCCATGACGGCGGGCGGATTGGCCCTCGCCCTGGGCGAAACCCTCAAAGTGCCTGTCAGAAGCCTGACAGGGGCCATGGCCCAGACTGCCGACGATATCTATGGCGGCGAAGCCAACGCTGCATATACCGGTCTGCTGGGCAAAGGTCGCCTCAATCTCGCCGCCTTCCTGGGTCAAACTATTCGATAGAAGAGAGCCGCCGTGCCTGACATTCCTCTAAACCCCCTGACTAGCCCGGAGCTGCCCAGCAGCTCCGGGCTGGACCATGCAGAACTTCAGGAGACTTACAGAATTGCCAGCAGCCTATTGGAAACAAATCCTACAGAGGCACTACGATTAGCAAAAATTTACGAGGAAAACAACCCGACTGCTGACCAAACTCCACCAGATTTATTATATCTGATAGGTAAGGCCCAGATTGCCAACTCAAACCACTCAGAAGGTATCAGATGTCTAAAAATAGCTGCGAATCTTTTCAAGAGTCAGAATAATATCGAAAATTTTATAGAAACAAATATTCTAATCGGTGGGTCACTCTCTTCTGAGGGAAATTTTGAGGAGGCACAACTTCATCTAGAACTGGCTATAGCCAATATCGATAGGCGGCCAGTCGCTGAAAAAAATTCCATCTACGCCACAGCACTAAATCAACTGGCTGGTGTCCAATTTAGACGAGGAAGTCCACCCAACGCGCTAGATACACTTAAAAGATCGCTCAATGTCTATCTAGATATAAATGACAAGAAAGGTCAAATTAACTGTTTGATCAATATTAGTACGGTACAATCTAGCTTATCTCAGTATACAGAATCTATCAGATCTCTACTCGAGGCTTATCAAGTAAATCATACTTCTATCTCGGATAAAAAACTTGATGCTACCATCCTACACAATCTTGCTTTTGTATATTTTAACGATAATAACATTGATTCTGCCATAAAAACTATGCACCGCGCCTATAATTCCATCCTAGAGCTAGATGAACCACAGATGAAAGCTACGGTCAATCTTAATCTAGGTACTTTTTATTTAAAGGTTGGAAATCTTAAAAAATCACAGATATACTTGGAAACGGCCCTTGATTTGAGCAGGAACAATGGAGATCAGTTTGGGGAAATGAACACCCTCGATAGCCTCGGCAACCTCTATGAAAAGACCGAGCAGTCGCTGTTGGCGTATATCACCTACCACGACGCCCTGGCCATCGCTCTGAGCATCGGTTCGACGCAGGGCGAGCTGGACGCCCGGCTCAATCTGGGTCGTTTCTACCTGCATGCAGAATCGTGGGACGATGCCCAGACCCAGCTTCAGCTCGCGCTGGAACTGGCCGAGCGCACCCAGAGCGCGAAGGAAACCGCCGCCGCCCACGAGACGCTGTGCGAGCTATATAAGGCGCGGGGCGACGCCGGACAGGCCCTGCACCACAGCGAGGAGCTGCGCCGGATCGAGCGTGAGCTGTTCAATGCCGCCCGCGACCGCCAGACCCGCAACCTGAGCATCCAGTTCGAGGTCGAGCGTGCCCAGCGCGAGGCCGACTCCTATCGCCTGCGCACCGAGCTGGAGCAGGAAGCCCGGCAGATGGCCGAGCGGCAGGTCGAGGAGCGCACCGCCGAGCTGGCGCAGGCGCAGTACGAAGTCGTGACCCGGCTGGCGATGGCCGCCGAGTACCGCGACGGCACGACCGGCGACCACACCCGGCGGGTGGGGGTCATGAGTGCCAGCCTCGCCCGGGCGCTGGGCTGGTCCGAGGCGCGGGCCGAGCTGCTGGGCATCGCGGCGCGGCTGCACGACGTAGGCAAGATGGGCATTCCCGACAGCATCCTGCTGAAGTCGGGCAAGCTGGAGAGCAGCGAGTTCACCCAGATGCAGACCCATACCCTGATCGGCGCGACCATCCTGTCGGGCGGGCACTCGGAACTGTTGCAACTGGCCGAGGAAATCGCCCTGACCCACCACGAACGCTGGGACGGCACCGGATACCCCCGCCGGTTGGCCGGCGCCCAGATTCCGCTCTCGGGACGCATCGTCGCGGTTGCGGACGTCTACGACGCCCTGACCCAGATCCGGCCCTACAAGAAGGCCTGGACCCACGAGGAAGCCGTTCAGGAGCTACGCGCCGAGGCCGGACGACACTTCGATCCGGAAGTGGTCGAGGCCGCCCTGCACGTCCTGTGCGGCGCGGCCCCTCAGGCCTGAGCGGGACGGGGCCGAACGGCCCGCCCCTGCCCGGCCTCAGTTCATCTGTCCACGTACGAAGGCCATCAGGCCCCGAATGTACTCGCGGTCGAAACGGAACTCGACGCCCGCCGCGCGGTACAGCTCGGGCACACTGACGGTACTGCCCAGGCGCAGCGCGGCCTTGTAGCGGTCAAGCGCACCCTCCGGGTCCGTCTGCGCCGCGCGCCACAGGGCGACCGAGGCGAGATAGCACATCGCGTATTCGATGTAGTAGAAAGGCGCCTGGAAGATGTGGTAGTAATGCCAGCCCTTGGCACGCACGTGGTCCAGACCGTCCCAGTCCACGAAGGGGTGGAAGGTGCGGTCGAGTTCGAGCCACTTGGCGTCGAGTTCGGGCACCGTGACGTTTTCGGGGGCCTCGGCGTACAGCCAGTGCTGGAAGGCGTCCATCTGCGCGGCCCAGGGCAGGAAGGCGATCACGCCCTCAAGCTGCTTGGAACGGTAGCGCGCGAGTTCCTCGGGCGAAAAGACGTGCGCGAGATGATCGAGGGTCAGGAATTCCATCGCCATGCTGGGAATCTCGACAAACTCGATGGGGCTCCAGCGGTTCCAGACCAGGGGCTGCGCGTCGCCGCTGTAAAAGCCGTGGAAGGCGTGCCCGACTTCGTGGAACAGCACGCGCATGTCCTCGGCCGTGCCCACCACGTTCATGAGCACGAAAGGCTCGTTGCGGACCGGAAAGTAGGCGCAGTAGGCGTGCGTCATCTTGCCGGGGCGCGATTCGAGGTCGAGCAGGCCGTCCCGGCGCATCTGGCCGAAGCGGGCCGCCAGGTCCCCGTCGAGCCCGGCGAAGGCGGTGGCCGAGAGCGTCTCGAGTTCCTCACCCGTCCGGAAAGGCTCCAGCGACTTGCGGCCCTGCGCGTCGAGCAGATTGTTGCGGTTGTAGTCCCAGGGCCGCAGGCCCTCCAGGCCCAGGTCGCGGCTCAGGTCGGCGACGAGTCCGGAGAGCAGTGGCACGACCTCGTCGCGCACCGCCCCGTGGAAGTCGCGGCAGTCCTCGGGCGTGTAGTCCACCCGGTCGAGACTCTTCCAGACATAGTCGCGGTAGGTGCCCAGCCCGGCGTTGCGCGCGAACTGCCAGCGCGTGCCCATCAGCCCTTCCATCACGCGGTCGAGGTCCGGGGCCACGCCGAGGTTGCTCTCGGCCAGGGCGTGCCACGCGGCCTCGCGCACGGCGCGCTCCGGGCTGTCCAGCCGCTGCCTGGCCTGGGGAATGGTCAGGGTCTCGCCGCCCAGCGTGACCTCCTGGTTGCCGGTCAGGACCGCATGGCGGTTCATCTGCTCCTGATGGGTCACGCCCAGGTCTACGTTCGCCTCGCGGAACAGCGCGGCCTCGTCGCGGAAGCGGCGGTAGGTCAGCGCGAAGTCGGGGGCAGGAACATAGCCGGGCACCGCGAGCAGCTTCTCCTTGAGCGCCTGATCCATACGTTCGGAAGGCGGCACCACGTCCGCGACGAAGGCCTGATAGCGGGCCTGCGCCCCGTCGTCGGCAGTATGCAGGTCCTTATAGACCGACAGCTTGGCAGCGACGTCCATGAATTCGGCCGTGAGGCTGCTCCAGTCCGAGAGCCAGGCGGGCACGTCGGCCGCAGCGAGGTCGGTGTCCAGCAGCGCCTGATAGCGGGCCTCGTAGGCCGACCAGTGCAGAGACGATTCGGGAAGCCCGAGCTTGGCCCGGACGGCGGCGGATGTCGCGGTCATGGCGGGCAGTCTAGACTACGGACCCCGAGGATAAAAAAAGCCACCCTCCGGGAGAAGGCGGCGTCCAGATCAGGGGAACGGCAGGAGGTTAGACGAGTTGCTCCTCGGGGGCGGCGGCGCGCTCCTGAAGGCGGCGGAAGGTGGCGAGGGCCTGGGCCACCACCTGATCCATGTTGTAGTAGCGGTAGGTCGCCAGGCGGCCCACGAAAGTCACGTCCTCCCGGGCGTCGGCCAGGGCCTCGTACTTCTTGTACAGCTCGGCGTTCTCGGGGCGCGGCACCGGGTAGTAGGGGTCGCCCTCGGCCTGCGGGTACTCGTAGACCACGCTGGTGCGCGGCGCGACCTGCCCGGTGATGTACTTGAATTCGCTGATGCGGGTGTAGCCGTAGTCGTTCGGATAGTTGACCGTCCCGACCGGCTGGAACACTTCCTGGTCGTGTGTCTCGTGCCGGAATTCCAGGCTGCGGTAGGGCAGCTTGCCGTAACAGTGGTCGAAGAAGGCGTCCACGGGACCGGTATAGATCATGTGCCGGTATTCGAGAAGCGGCGCGATCTCGCGGTAGTCGGTGTTCAGCATCACCTTGATGTTCGGGTGGGCGAGCATGTTCTCGAACATCCGGGTGTAGCCGTGCAGCGGCATCACCTGGTAGGTGTCGGCGAAGTAGCGGTCGTCGCGGTTGGTGCGGGTTGGCACACGCGCCGTCACCGAGGCGTCGAGTTCGCTGGGGTCCAGACCCCACTGCTTGCGCGTGTAACCACGGAAGAACTTGTTGTAGAGGTCGCGCCCGACCTTGCCCACGACCACATCCTCGCTCGTGCGCACCTGCTCGACCTTCTCGGCCACCGAGGCGAAGAAGTCCTCGACCTGAAAGGAGGTCAGGTTCAGGCCGTAGAGCTTGTTCACCGTATCGAGGTTGATCGGGATGGGCAGCAACTGACCGTCCACGCTCGCCAGGACGCGGTGCTGATACGGACGCCAAGCGGTGAACTTCGAGAGGTACTCGAACACGTCCTTGCTGTTCGTGTGGAAGATATGCGGGCCGTAGGGATGGATCAGAATGCCCGCGTCGTCGTAGCGGTCGTAGGCGTTGCCGCCGATGTGCGGGCGGCGGTCCACGATCAGGACGCGCGCGCCCGTGCCGGCGAGGCGCTCGGCGAGCACGCTACCCGCGAAGCCGGCCCCGACGATGAGGTAGTCGAAGGGCGCGGGGACATTCAGGGAAAGGGATTCAGTCATCGTGGCCCGCCACGTAGGAGAAGGGCTGACCCTGTGCGGCGTAGCTGCGGCGCGAGGCCGCCTGCGCGATCAGGTCCCGCATCTCGCCCCAGGTCCGGTCCCAGGAGAGGGTCGAGAGGTAGCGGTCGGCGCGGGCGCGGCGCTCCTCGCCGGCCGGGGTCCCGATCTCGGCCAGGGCTGCGGCGCAGGCCGCCTCGAACGCGTCCACGCCGTCCGCGATCCGCGCGAGGTCCAGGTCGCCGTAGGGCCGGATCACGTCACGGATGCCGGTACTCACGACCGGCACGCCCGCCGCAAGGTACTCGGGCGTCTTGGTCGGGCTGATGAACTCGGTCGCCGCGTTAATGGCGAAGGGCAGCAGGGCCACGTCCCAGTGGGCGAGGTAGGCGGGCAGCTCGCCGTAGGTCTTCATGCCCAGGTAGTGCAGGTTGTCGGCGCGGGGCAGGTCCTCGGGCGCGATCTTCACGACCGGTCCCAGCATCACGAGCTGCCACTCGGGGCGGCGGCGGGCCAGCTCCCCGATCAGGGCAATGTCGAAACGCTCGTCGATGACGCCGTAAAACCCCAGGCGCGGGCGGGCGAGGGCCGCCTGATCGGCCGGGTCGGCGGGTGCCTGCCGGGCCTGCGCGAAGTGACCGACCTCGACACTCGACGGAAAGGCGTGCACGCTGGGGTGCTGCTCGATCTTGGCCTCGTACAGGCGCTGCCCCCCGGTGAACACGAGGTCGGCACGGCGGAACAGCGCCTGCTCGCGGCTGCGCAGCTCGGGCGGCGCACCCTTGAAGTTGGCGAGTTCGTCCATGCAGTCGTACACGACCACACGGGGATTCAGTTCGGCGGCGACGGGCAATTCCATCGGGGTATAGACCCACAGGTCGTAGGTGCCCAGGCCCTCGGCCTCGACCAGCCCGGCGAGCAGACGCGCGGTCCGGGCCTGCGATTCGGCCGGGGAAAACCCCACCCGCACGTAGGGCGTACACACCGTCACGCCGGACTCGTCGCGGCGCTGCCGCAGGTGGTCATCGAACTCGCCGAAGATCGGCTCTTCAATGTAATAGACCGCCCGACTGTGGGCGGCGCGGGTCATCAGATGTTGGGGGCGTTGAAAGACGAAGTCCCAACGCAGGTGAGCCAGAACGAGCAGCGCGGGGGACTCTGAGGAGACGGAAGAAACAGGCATTGACACAATCGGAATCCCCTTGAAAAAGAAATCGTTTTTCTGCGCCCAGCCTAGCGTCCCCCCCCGCTCCTGACCCAGCGAACATTCTTTATCTTTCCATCAGCAAGCGAAATTCTGTGCAGTGAAGCCTGACCGGGGGGTGCTAGGCTGCGCGGCGTCTGTGCCCACGCCTCCAGAACCGTTTCCGCCCTGCGCCGTCGTGGTTGCCATTCCTGCACGGGACGAGGCGGCGGGCATCGCGCGTACCCTGCGTGCCCTGGGCGCGCAGGTGGGTCCGGATGGGTCGCCCCTGCGGGGATTCACGGTGCTGGTGCTGGCGAACAACTGCCGCGACGACACTGCGCGGCTGGC
The genomic region above belongs to Deinococcus gobiensis I-0 and contains:
- a CDS encoding M3 family oligoendopeptidase, with translation MTATSAAVRAKLGLPESSLHWSAYEARYQALLDTDLAAADVPAWLSDWSSLTAEFMDVAAKLSVYKDLHTADDGAQARYQAFVADVVPPSERMDQALKEKLLAVPGYVPAPDFALTYRRFRDEAALFREANVDLGVTHQEQMNRHAVLTGNQEVTLGGETLTIPQARQRLDSPERAVREAAWHALAESNLGVAPDLDRVMEGLMGTRWQFARNAGLGTYRDYVWKSLDRVDYTPEDCRDFHGAVRDEVVPLLSGLVADLSRDLGLEGLRPWDYNRNNLLDAQGRKSLEPFRTGEELETLSATAFAGLDGDLAARFGQMRRDGLLDLESRPGKMTHAYCAYFPVRNEPFVLMNVVGTAEDMRVLFHEVGHAFHGFYSGDAQPLVWNRWSPIEFVEIPSMAMEFLTLDHLAHVFSPEELARYRSKQLEGVIAFLPWAAQMDAFQHWLYAEAPENVTVPELDAKWLELDRTFHPFVDWDGLDHVRAKGWHYYHIFQAPFYYIEYAMCYLASVALWRAAQTDPEGALDRYKAALRLGSTVSVPELYRAAGVEFRFDREYIRGLMAFVRGQMN
- the glf gene encoding UDP-galactopyranose mutase, with amino-acid sequence MTESLSLNVPAPFDYLIVGAGFAGSVLAERLAGTGARVLIVDRRPHIGGNAYDRYDDAGILIHPYGPHIFHTNSKDVFEYLSKFTAWRPYQHRVLASVDGQLLPIPINLDTVNKLYGLNLTSFQVEDFFASVAEKVEQVRTSEDVVVGKVGRDLYNKFFRGYTRKQWGLDPSELDASVTARVPTRTNRDDRYFADTYQVMPLHGYTRMFENMLAHPNIKVMLNTDYREIAPLLEYRHMIYTGPVDAFFDHCYGKLPYRSLEFRHETHDQEVFQPVGTVNYPNDYGYTRISEFKYITGQVAPRTSVVYEYPQAEGDPYYPVPRPENAELYKKYEALADAREDVTFVGRLATYRYYNMDQVVAQALATFRRLQERAAAPEEQLV
- a CDS encoding glycosyltransferase is translated as MPVSSVSSESPALLVLAHLRWDFVFQRPQHLMTRAAHSRAVYYIEEPIFGEFDDHLRQRRDESGVTVCTPYVRVGFSPAESQARTARLLAGLVEAEGLGTYDLWVYTPMELPVAAELNPRVVVYDCMDELANFKGAPPELRSREQALFRRADLVFTGGQRLYEAKIEQHPSVHAFPSSVEVGHFAQARQAPADPADQAALARPRLGFYGVIDERFDIALIGELARRRPEWQLVMLGPVVKIAPEDLPRADNLHYLGMKTYGELPAYLAHWDVALLPFAINAATEFISPTKTPEYLAAGVPVVSTGIRDVIRPYGDLDLARIADGVDAFEAACAAALAEIGTPAGEERRARADRYLSTLSWDRTWGEMRDLIAQAASRRSYAAQGQPFSYVAGHDD
- a CDS encoding HD domain-containing phosphohydrolase, with product MKATVNLNLGTFYLKVGNLKKSQIYLETALDLSRNNGDQFGEMNTLDSLGNLYEKTEQSLLAYITYHDALAIALSIGSTQGELDARLNLGRFYLHAESWDDAQTQLQLALELAERTQSAKETAAAHETLCELYKARGDAGQALHHSEELRRIERELFNAARDRQTRNLSIQFEVERAQREADSYRLRTELEQEARQMAERQVEERTAELAQAQYEVVTRLAMAAEYRDGTTGDHTRRVGVMSASLARALGWSEARAELLGIAARLHDVGKMGIPDSILLKSGKLESSEFTQMQTHTLIGATILSGGHSELLQLAEEIALTHHERWDGTGYPRRLAGAQIPLSGRIVAVADVYDALTQIRPYKKAWTHEEAVQELRAEAGRHFDPEVVEAALHVLCGAAPQA